The genomic stretch TGAATCAGCCACCGAACCGGCTGGGTTAGTAATTAGATTGGATAATGGAAGATCCCAATCCCATTGATTAGTTAATGATGCAGTGGGGTTGCTGGAATTTGAATCCAAGACTAGTCGGGTCCATGTGTTTCTTTTCGAATAGGAAATAGTTCAACCAAAAAAATCTCACAAATCCAACAACGATTGGACCACCGGTTCGACCACTAAttcaattatttattatttttaataactcaaacttttcattttaatttcatcatttttcttgctatagtatttcctttttataataaatttttagaatttttgaaaaacattatttgtcaaaatttgctTATCACTTTTGATGAACGATCAATATACCGCAGCCAAGATAGGTGAAACAATTGAGTCGCTGACCGCGACTGCAACTGCCATGGCAAATCAGGTCCCAACCCTGATTAAGCCATTAGGATTAAGGTCTATGTCACTTAATTCGTGGATGGATCAATTCCATTGATGGTAGATTTCTTGTATATGAAGACATTCCAAGGTTTATGCGGTGGTAGACCTGGCGGTCCATCCTGTATAGGTTTTCGGTGGTTGTGAGCAATTGAAACATGGCCAGGTAACATCAGGTCACCATCCAGTTGAACTCTATATGTTGGCCAGAAGTAAAAGAATAGTACGCATGATGTTGTAGGTCCTAGTAATGGTTATTGGTTAATATCatatatttgatattttctCGACTGCTAGCACCATGATTTGAGTCTCAACCCCGGTTTAGACCAGTTGAGATCCTAATTCAATGTCAATTCCACTTATCACGTGATGatagaagaaatttaaataaacagCACATGACAAGTTAAATAAACAGAACACTTGGCATAAATATAGAAGTGATACTGAATTGTTACTGGAAAAGTGGCATTGAGAATCCCACGTGGGCTTAGACACCCCAAATAAGAGAACATACGAAgcatgaaaaatattttgatcaGCATTGTCATGTTTGAATATCTTGAAGAGTTTTAACACATAAAGATCGATCAAAGAGTAGCTCAAACTTGTGTAGAAGTTTAACCCTGGTATCTGAAATCAATGTCTGAAAAACCAGTGTTAGAGGAGAGCAACCCGACTCTTCAAAACTTCCAGTAGATTTGTAGTTATCCAACTCAACAAAAACAGATGAGTTACCAGAGGGTTGAGGTGCATGAGACATCGGATTAAAATTTACTTCCATAATACAGATTTAGAAGTTTGATACAGATATAACCTGGGTTTAAATCTGGCTACTTCAATAAACCCGGGTCTAATCTATTCCATGGTTATTATCGTGTGATAATGGTTTAAGCCCAGGTCTAACCTGTTGTAATTGTAAACCTGaaagtttttgaagaaaataaagaaCACAAAACCACTGACTAAATTTTGAGAGTAACCTGTTGTAAGATATCCCAAGCACAGACTTTTTCAAGAAGTGGTGGCAGATTCTACGAGGTCCTTAATGGTAATGGCCAGTTCTTTAGCCTTGGCGGGATCTAGAGCCTCGTACCCATGACTTCCTCCCTCGTCAAACTTACCTGTTACTGATACACCGTCCTCTTCTAATTTCTTCCAGAGCTCAATCTGACGGTCTCTCAACGGATCACCATCAAAGCCAGTGACCAAAATCTTCCACCCTAGAGCTTTAACCTGATCAAATTGGTCTGATGTAATGAATGCCATTGGATTGCAATACCTATGATCACGGTCAAAGCCAATTGGCAAGCTTAGATCCCACATCAGATCACATACTGTCAACGGTATAACCATGTCCTTGGCCAATTTCAACTCAGATTCAGTCAGCTCGGTCCCACCGAAGAATGGATGATGCAATATCAACCCTTTGATTCGCAGAGGCAGGAGATCATCCATACATGCAGCTGCACTTAAGCCAACATGATAGGCTATGTTACCACCAGCATTGGTGCCCATCAAGAAAGCCTTAGAAAAGTCAGCATATTTTTCCAACCATTCATCGTTTGATGCTTTAATCCAATGCAAGGCTTCAAAGCAATCTTCGTAAGCTGCAGGAAGCCGGTGCTCCGGAGCAAGACGATACTCCACAGAGACGACGACAGCCGGGATTTCAGTAACAATTGGAGTGTACAAAGCATCAAACATGGCTGTATTTACACTGAATACAACGAAGCCTCCCCCATGAAAGTAAACAATGAGAGGCAATTTTGTGGTAGGGAAGGAATCAAATGCTGCTCGGGGGACGAATATTCGAGCCCAAGTGCCCTTAGATTGGTTAACATCCGCGTCCTTTGATACTTGAAAAGGATTGCTAGGATCGGATGAGGCAGGGGTGCCAGGGGTTTGAACTTGAGACAAGCGTGTGATAGAGCCATCGGGATTTTTGGTCATTCCCAGGTAGCCATAGGGGTCTTCATTAGGATCAATTGGCTGTGGAAATTGATCTCACATGATTGATCTCTTGGACAAGCAACTGTGGATAGAAAATAATGGCAGAGTCCATGAGGTATTTGTAGAGCCTTGCTAGTTTTATCTCTTGCTGCATTTGATAATGGACTTGTTGCAGTCGCGTACGTGACTACCTCACTTGAGTGATCACCTCACCTTGAAACGACCTTTCTCCCTACCCCAAACCTCGTCAAACTTGCCATCCAGTTGAATTCTGCTATAGAATTTCATTAACAATGTGCGACTAGAATATTCTTTAATTTTGCTGTCTGGATACAATGACATTTGATCCAATGAAGAATATGATGTTGTAAACATTTTCATGCGACTTGTGGGATTTGGCCCCATTCTCTAATTTGTTTTTGCTTTCCTTTGAACGAGGAGTTAAAGAATAGTTGCCAACATTCCATGGAAGAGGAAATCATTGACCAGTTCTTGAACTTAGATAGGAGAACGTTTGGATTACTATTTTTAcgagtttttgtagaaaaatatatagTGGCCatttaatgtatgtgagataaatatttgatgtatatgattgaaaaatatgttcatgaAAAACGTAAAAGttatttggagaaaaattgcaatccaaacaaggttttTGGCAATGAATTCTTCTATCGAAATTATGAGACTGTGTAGGGTTCTTACCTTATTCTTATTAAGTAAAATCTAGGGTCAGTTCCAACTTCAAAGTTCTACTCCTGTAATCCAAATTATTCCATGTCCGTTTGACAATATTAAAGCCAGACAGGACCGCAGATCCAGATTCCAGCACAACCAAATTATCAGGTCAATTTAATCCAATTATCAGAATAATTATAATCTCCAAAAAGAATATTCCTTGTATTTGTATTATCAGGTAAACTGCTTTGCAGTTGACTTTTATTGTTGCGTAAACATATTTCAgttatataaatttgaaaaaggaaataaatgatattattcatttttttttcttaaatgtGAGAGTTCATTTCTTCCACTCAACTAAAGCTCAGTCATTGAAATTCAGGCACCATCCAGTGAAGTTCCAACTCCTCCCCTCCAGAGTAGACGTGGTGTGGAAAAAGAAATTTATAACAAGGAACAAAAAGGATGGTAAAAGTTAGGCAATTTGGAGGCTTAATTGTGTTAAAATCTGcttaagaaaaggaaaataaaattagggGAAGTTAATTTTTTAAGCAAGAAATAGATAGTTATCAGTAATGATGATAAATAGGGTTCATTCTTCTCACTTCATACAAAATGGTTTACttataatattatatttcaGCTTCTTTATTAAAGAAATAATTCATTCTTATATGTGATTTTGTAGCAGAACCGCAGATTATCTGCATGAGAGTTTTGGTAATTTGTACTCTGCTCTAAGAATTGATAAATCCATAATTGTCTGTTTACTAAGCATGAGGAGCTCTTACTTATTGGTGCCAATGTCAATTAATTGAGGAACTCTCAAGCAAAGAGTTCATAAATCCAAAATCCATGTATCACTAGTAGCTCAActttaattaaatttaatttacATTTCATCATTCTCCCCCCCTCCTCCCTTAAACTTTGGACTTTCCAATATAACAGCTTGATTTTCCCAAGCAAAAATTATTTGTTTGTattataaatacatttttcaatacataattttatttcatatacatcacattacaaaaagtgttacaataattatttgaaataaacttatatccaaacacactctaTTTGCTTTGTTTGGATAtctcatttttttcaaataatatttcgcctatatatcataaacacatttttcaactcaccttttatttcacatacatcacatcataaatagtgctacagtaattattccaaataaaatattaaagaatactctatccaaacaaatttcaCTTAAAGCAACAACCAATCAATTGAGTAAATTCTCAAGTTTTTGAAAAGTGTGAGACAACGTATTTAattagtttattttttaaaaaaatgcattCAGTAaatgcattttgaaaaaaataatatttagaCAATTCAAAAATTGCATTCTATGAATATAACTTTCGAGGAAACAATGCATTCATTTAATATGTTATTCAccctttgaaaattttcttctaaAAATCTCACTTTTTGGGATTTTACTCTAGGCCAACTATATGTTAGCTTTGataaatttgagaaaaattttgttattattcTCATAGCTCGACCTACCATATACAAAAGAGGAATTAGtgtacattaaaaaaaaagaaaagaacttcTTATGCAAAGCATATTTAGGTAGATGGTCAATTACTTGCAATTACCTATACGGGTGTTTAAGGTGGACCTCCCAATCAAGCGGTTATATATTATTTTCAAAAGGTTCTAATATTCAACAAATTATGCCCATAATACTGATAGTAgtcaaaaagttttttttttttttttttgatttaaagCTTTGTGGCGGGAATCCCTATTTCCCTCCTTTTAACGtttcaaaaccaaaatcaatcaAGACCTTCGTCAATCCAAAAACTCCAAACCCCTAAACCTTCTCTctcacacatacacacacacatcaAAATGCGGAAAAACAACGACGAACAACAGCTCCGTGATGCTAAACGGGC from Coffea eugenioides isolate CCC68of chromosome 8, Ceug_1.0, whole genome shotgun sequence encodes the following:
- the LOC113780009 gene encoding probable carboxylesterase 120 encodes the protein MGPNPTSRMKMFTTSYSSLDQMSLYPDSKIKEYSSRTLLMKFYSRIQLDGKFDEVWGREKDQFPQPIDPNEDPYGYLGMTKNPDGSITRLSQVQTPGTPASSDPSNPFQVSKDADVNQSKGTWARIFVPRAAFDSFPTTKLPLIVYFHGGGFVVFSVNTAMFDALYTPIVTEIPAVVVSVEYRLAPEHRLPAAYEDCFEALHWIKASNDEWLEKYADFSKAFLMGTNAGGNIAYHVGLSAAACMDDLLPLRIKGLILHHPFFGGTELTESELKLAKDMVIPLTVCDLMWDLSLPIGFDRDHRYCNPMAFITSDQFDQVKALGWKILVTGFDGDPLRDRQIELWKKLEEDGVSVTGKFDEGGSHGYEALDPAKAKELAITIKDLVESATTS